The Porites lutea chromosome 4, jaPorLute2.1, whole genome shotgun sequence genome contains a region encoding:
- the LOC140934807 gene encoding BTB/POZ domain-containing protein 6-B-like produces the protein MGEISVDSHHKPNNLDKLDLRPTSKVDCSLECSLDWRNNSYGRKLALRASLRYTGEDDQWQINHSSLRERNKYMFNRELFSDVRFLVGRADKTSIPAHRYILAISSPVFSSLFYAFGALQLEQTREQIEVSECEPDAFLEMLRYMYYDEVQLSTCNVPEVLFLAQKYLIPSLAKICTEFVENNLTVENTLPVLDHCFLLGVSKGLEKQCWSIIDKHASEVAEHNQFLDIDHGTLTALLSRDTLVAKEMVLFRAAVKWAGHECQRLSIPLTVENKRKVLGDAFHSIRFPLMNMKEFTDEVAQSSFLSHEEVANMYIGFNSSFESCKVKFPTEPRAKPAHHQLQEPVLRCSRFESNALRLKLSTEALAQQSTVKFKVNRSIRITGVALFTTFTNTSQLFQIELRDKSGSLLMSHSADLTNRGSESEIHDIFFTKRVKLERDVVYSISVVSGDLPVRYGKGPIKEVTCGGVKFEFLDPDSDHEKEQDQIPELLFKPLEEGTLV, from the exons ATGGGTGAAATATCTGTTGACTCGCATCATAAGCCCAACAACTTGGATAAACTGGATTTAAGGCCTACTTCCAAAGTAGACTGTTCGTTGGAGTGTTCACTGGATTGGAGGAACAATTCATATGGGAGAAAACTTGCTCTTCGTGCAAGCCTGCGATACACAGGAGAGGATGACCAGTGGCAGATCAATCACAGTTCACTTCGGGAAAGAAACAAATACATGTTTAATCGCGAACTGTTTAGTGATGTACGATTCCTTGTGGGAAGGGCTGACAAGACGTCCATACCGGCACATCGCTATATTCTTGCTATCAGCAGTCCGGTGTTCTCGTCGCTTTTCTACGCGTTCGGAGCACTTCAGCTGGAACAAACAAGAGAACAG ATTGAAGTTTCCGAGTGTGAACCCGACGCCTTTCTAGAGATGCTCCGGTACATGTATTACGATGAAGTTCAGCTGTCCACATGTAACGTCCCAGAAGTGCTGTTCCTGGCCCAAAAATACCTCATTCCAAGCCTGGCTAAAATCTGCACTGAATTCGTTGAGAACAACTTAACCGTGGAGAATACCCTGCCAGTGTTGGATCACTGTTTTCTTCTTGGTGTCAGCAAAGGCCTCGAGAAACAATGTTGGTCAATTATTGATAAACACGCTTCTGAAGTGGCCGAACATAATCAATTTCTTGATATTGACCATGGCACGCTGACCGCCCTTTTATCACGTGACACACTGGTTGCTAAGGAGATGGTACTTTTTCGTGCGGCTGTAAAGTGGGCGGGACACGAGTGTCAGCGTCTGTCAATTCCACTGACAGTTGAGAATAAACGCAAGGTTCTTGGAGATGCTTTCCACTCCATTCGTTTCCCCTTGATGAATATGAAAGAATTCACTGACGAGGTGGCGCAATCGTCTTTCCTGAGCCACGAAGAAGTAGCTAATATGTATATCGGCTTTAACTCCAGCTTTGAATCGTGCAAAGTAAAGTTCCCAACAGAGCCACGCGCCAAACCTGCCCATCACCAGCTCCAAGAACCAGTCCTTCGCTGCTCGCGGTTTGAATCTAACGCTCTACGCCTGAAGTTGTCAACAGAGGCTCTAGCTCAACAATCCACCGTCAAATTTAAGGTCAACAGATCTATTAGAATCACGGGAGTAGCGCTTTTTACAACTTTCACCAACACGTCTCAGCTGTTCCAAATTGAGTTACGTGACAAAAGTGGTTCTCTGTTGATGTCACACAGCGCAGATCTTACGAATCGTGGTAGTGAGAGCGAAATTCACGACATCTTTTTTACTAAAAGGGTCAAACTCGAAAGGGATGTCGTTTATTCAATCTCTGTGGTCTCTGGAGATCTCCCGGTACGATATGGGAAGGGGCCGATTAAAGAAGTTACCTGTGGAGGCGTCAAATTTGAGTTCCTGGACCCTGATTCTGATCACGAAAAAGAGCAAGACCAAATACCTGAGCTTCTATTTAAACCTCTCGAAGAAGGGACATTAGTTTAA